In Thiovibrio frasassiensis, one DNA window encodes the following:
- a CDS encoding ABC transporter ATP-binding protein translates to MTPDNGFALSGVSFSYGTTPALVGLDITLKPGRFYGIVGPNGCGKTTFLDLLTGGKSPDRGRVSFMDRPVAAYRRRDLARLVALVPQDFGIDFAFTVQEVVLMGRHPHIGRFASPAVEDWRQVEAAMAAIGISHFKDRFVNELSGGEKQRVVVARALAQQTPYLLFDEATSSLDVRYTMQIFNVARNLVKEEGRTVIAVIHNLNLAAAYCDEIIFMQGGKVAACGPTETVLEAALIKKVFGVESRVGFDQFSNTQQISFRYWS, encoded by the coding sequence ATGACACCGGACAACGGTTTTGCCCTGTCCGGGGTCAGTTTTTCCTACGGTACGACTCCGGCCCTGGTCGGTCTGGATATCACTCTTAAGCCGGGCAGGTTCTACGGCATTGTCGGCCCCAACGGCTGCGGCAAGACCACCTTCCTCGATCTGCTCACCGGCGGCAAGAGCCCCGACCGGGGAAGGGTCAGCTTTATGGATCGGCCGGTGGCTGCGTACCGCCGCCGCGATCTGGCCCGGCTTGTTGCCCTGGTCCCCCAGGATTTTGGCATCGATTTTGCCTTTACCGTGCAGGAGGTGGTGCTCATGGGACGCCATCCGCATATCGGCCGTTTCGCCTCCCCGGCAGTGGAAGATTGGCGCCAGGTTGAGGCGGCCATGGCGGCCATCGGCATCAGCCATTTTAAGGACCGTTTTGTCAATGAGCTTTCCGGCGGGGAAAAACAGCGGGTCGTCGTGGCCCGGGCCCTGGCCCAGCAGACCCCGTATCTGCTTTTCGACGAGGCGACCTCCAGCCTGGATGTGCGCTACACCATGCAGATCTTCAACGTGGCGCGCAACCTGGTCAAAGAAGAAGGGCGAACGGTGATCGCGGTGATCCACAACCTGAACCTGGCTGCGGCTTACTGCGACGAGATTATCTTCATGCAGGGTGGCAAGGTTGCGGCCTGCGGCCCCACCGAAACGGTACTGGAAGCGGCTCTGATCAAAAAGGTTTTCGGGGTGGAGAGCAGGGTGGGGTTTGACCAGTTCAGTAATACCCAACAGATTTCTTTTCGCTACTGGAGTTAA
- a CDS encoding ABC transporter substrate-binding protein: MPAITMRLLFLVLVALLAGFNPPASAGTVPATFRDSEGKTVTVSKPYTRIISLYPAHTENLVSLGLDREIIGIEGADEDLPQLKDKKHFSYREDAEKIIGARPDLVLVRPMIERTAPQLLATLRRAGITVVSLQPNTVEEIFDYWRALGVLTGKTRQAEEMVATFQTELAAIRRIISKVPEKKRTKVYFEAIHTKMKTFAQESIASYALQQAGGINVAADASQVRETNIAAYGKEQILAKGAEIEVFLAQLGRMNPVSIETIIQEPGFQAIKAVRNNRVYLVDEHLVARPTLRIIEGIKTIAGLLYPELFPGGGQKKAAADGR; this comes from the coding sequence GTGCCTGCAATAACGATGCGTCTGCTTTTTCTTGTTCTTGTCGCTCTGCTGGCAGGTTTCAACCCACCCGCCAGTGCTGGTACAGTTCCCGCTACCTTTCGGGACAGCGAAGGCAAGACGGTTACGGTCAGTAAACCATATACCCGAATCATCTCGCTTTACCCGGCCCATACCGAGAATCTGGTCAGCCTGGGGCTTGACAGAGAGATCATCGGCATTGAAGGCGCGGATGAAGATCTGCCCCAGCTCAAAGACAAAAAGCATTTCAGCTACCGGGAAGATGCGGAGAAAATCATCGGGGCTAGGCCCGACCTGGTGCTGGTCCGGCCGATGATCGAACGCACCGCGCCGCAGCTGCTGGCCACCCTGCGTCGGGCCGGGATCACAGTGGTTTCCCTCCAGCCCAACACGGTGGAGGAGATCTTCGATTATTGGCGTGCCCTTGGGGTGCTCACCGGCAAAACGCGCCAGGCCGAGGAGATGGTTGCCACCTTTCAGACGGAGCTTGCGGCAATCCGCAGGATCATAAGCAAGGTGCCGGAAAAGAAGCGAACCAAGGTCTATTTTGAGGCGATCCACACCAAGATGAAGACCTTTGCCCAGGAAAGCATTGCCAGCTATGCGCTGCAACAGGCCGGGGGCATTAACGTGGCCGCGGATGCCAGCCAGGTTCGGGAAACCAATATCGCTGCCTACGGCAAGGAGCAGATCCTGGCCAAGGGTGCGGAGATCGAGGTTTTTCTCGCCCAGCTGGGACGGATGAATCCGGTGTCCATCGAGACTATCATCCAGGAACCAGGATTCCAGGCGATCAAGGCGGTGCGGAACAACCGGGTCTATCTGGTTGACGAACACCTGGTTGCCCGGCCAACCTTGCGGATCATTGAGGGCATAAAAACCATCGCTGGTCTGCTGTATCCCGAGCTGTTTCCTGGTGGGGGACAAAAAAAAGCGGCTGCCGATGGACGCTGA
- a CDS encoding cobyrinate a,c-diamide synthase: MDADRRSAFLIAGTSSGSGKTTITLGLLAALRMLGHTVQPFKCGPDFIDPGLHRLACGRISRNLDLWMMGAEQVRETFAAGAAEAEISVIEGVMGMFDGQLSSSAALAKGLGVPVVLILDVRSAAESVAAVLKGFETLDPEVAPVAVILNRVASPRHLELVSGAIRAHCRAEILGHLPQSLDFAMPARHLGLFTGEEQPISPEALARLAETIQAQINLERLLELAATATVPALDHAPARQASVVVQARIGVARDRAFCFYYEDNLDLLRAAGAELVFFSPLADDQLPEGLDGLYLGGGYPELYARELSSNLGMRQAVYDWGESGRPLYAECGGFMYLTEGIAGDDVGVLPMVGVFPVTARMQKKRASLGYREVRLEQDCFFGPAGSLFRGHEFHYSVIDEMPVQIERIYAVNRGVHRIDSREGYRYNNVLGGYLHLHFGFNPRMAVEFVRACRPGSPLGEEQ; this comes from the coding sequence ATGGACGCTGACCGTCGCTCCGCCTTCCTGATTGCCGGCACCAGCAGCGGCTCCGGCAAGACCACCATCACCCTGGGTCTGCTGGCCGCCCTGCGCATGCTGGGGCATACGGTGCAGCCCTTCAAGTGCGGCCCGGATTTTATCGATCCGGGTCTGCATCGGCTGGCCTGCGGCCGCATTTCCCGGAATCTGGATCTGTGGATGATGGGGGCGGAACAGGTGCGGGAGACCTTCGCCGCCGGTGCTGCCGAAGCGGAGATCTCGGTGATCGAAGGGGTCATGGGCATGTTCGACGGCCAGCTTTCTTCCAGCGCCGCCCTGGCCAAAGGGCTGGGTGTGCCGGTGGTGCTGATCCTTGATGTGCGTTCTGCGGCGGAGAGCGTGGCTGCGGTGCTCAAAGGCTTTGAAACCCTCGATCCCGAGGTGGCCCCGGTGGCGGTGATCCTCAACCGGGTTGCCAGCCCCAGGCATCTTGAACTGGTGAGCGGGGCCATCCGCGCCCATTGCCGGGCCGAGATATTGGGGCATCTGCCCCAGAGCCTCGATTTTGCCATGCCCGCCCGGCATCTTGGTCTCTTTACCGGAGAGGAACAGCCCATCAGCCCCGAGGCATTGGCCAGGTTGGCCGAGACGATTCAGGCCCAGATCAACCTGGAGCGGTTACTGGAGCTGGCGGCAACCGCCACCGTGCCCGCGCTTGATCATGCCCCGGCCCGGCAAGCAAGTGTGGTGGTGCAGGCACGGATCGGGGTGGCCCGGGACAGGGCCTTTTGTTTTTATTACGAGGATAATCTCGATCTCTTGCGGGCTGCGGGCGCGGAGCTGGTTTTTTTCAGCCCCCTGGCAGACGATCAGCTGCCCGAGGGGCTGGACGGCCTCTATCTGGGCGGCGGCTACCCGGAACTGTATGCCAGGGAGCTTTCCTCCAATCTTGGGATGCGGCAGGCGGTGTATGATTGGGGTGAATCCGGCCGTCCGCTCTATGCTGAATGCGGCGGCTTCATGTATCTCACCGAAGGAATTGCCGGAGATGATGTTGGCGTCTTGCCCATGGTTGGGGTATTTCCGGTGACGGCTCGGATGCAGAAAAAACGGGCCAGCCTTGGCTACCGTGAGGTCCGGCTCGAACAGGATTGTTTTTTCGGCCCGGCCGGCAGCCTGTTTCGGGGCCATGAGTTCCATTACTCGGTAATCGACGAGATGCCTGTGCAGATCGAACGCATCTATGCGGTGAACCGCGGTGTTCACCGCATAGACAGCCGTGAAGGGTATCGTTATAACAATGTCTTGGGCGGCTATCTGCATCTTCACTTCGGCTTCAACCCGCGGATGGCAGTGGAATTTGTCCGGGCCTGCCGACCTGGCAGCCCCTTGGGAGAGGAACAATGA
- a CDS encoding precorrin-8X methylmutase, which yields MKSTIMQIRPEEIEAESFRIIAEELGPNDFEPRTFQVVQRVIHATGDFSFAESLIFHPQAIDAGIAAIRAGRNILTDVNMGAAGVSKGLLAHWGGKVICRVAEMEVTRLAKERGLTRSEVAIEQGLLENVGIVSVGNAPTALLKVMECWQKMDKSLRPGLVVGVPVGFVNAAESKELLSEKNYPFITCRGRKGGTPVAVAIVNALIRLAKEA from the coding sequence ATGAAGAGCACCATCATGCAGATTCGACCCGAGGAGATCGAGGCGGAAAGCTTTCGGATCATCGCCGAGGAGCTTGGCCCCAATGATTTTGAGCCGAGGACCTTTCAGGTGGTGCAGCGGGTGATCCATGCCACCGGAGACTTCTCCTTTGCCGAATCCCTGATCTTCCATCCCCAGGCCATCGACGCCGGCATTGCCGCGATCCGGGCGGGACGCAACATCCTGACCGACGTCAACATGGGCGCGGCCGGGGTGAGCAAGGGGTTGCTGGCGCATTGGGGAGGCAAGGTGATTTGCAGGGTGGCGGAGATGGAAGTGACTCGGCTTGCCAAAGAGCGGGGTCTGACCCGTTCCGAGGTCGCCATAGAGCAAGGATTGCTGGAAAATGTCGGTATCGTTTCGGTGGGCAACGCACCCACCGCCCTGTTGAAAGTTATGGAGTGCTGGCAGAAGATGGATAAGTCCCTTCGCCCGGGCTTGGTGGTCGGAGTGCCGGTGGGCTTTGTCAATGCCGCCGAATCCAAGGAGCTGTTGAGCGAAAAGAATTATCCCTTTATCACCTGCCGGGGGAGAAAGGGCGGCACTCCGGTGGCCGTGGCCATCGTCAACGCCCTGATCCGCCTGGCAAAAGAGGCATAG
- the cbiD gene encoding cobalt-precorrin-5B (C(1))-methyltransferase CbiD — protein MGRRLRSGYTTGACAAAAAKAAVLLLLGRRRPERVEIPFPDGSRYAFVVHHCQVKAGLARASILKDAGDDPDVTNGAEIVATVSFFPEGASCKSSLPSGGEGLGKGGNSDEPGRLLVHPPPNPLPSREGELNCVRLEQTSIFLSGGAGVGRVTKRGLAVTVGEPAINPVPRRMILAAVLEGLGKEPGKKLLVEISVVKGEELAEKTLNHRLGIVGGLSILGTTGIVHPVSAEAWTATIEASLAVAKEGGLTEVVLSTGRTSEKGVQTMLTLPEEAYAMMGDYLEFSLLAAARRGFTKIHLAGMWAKIMKAALQTPQTHVRHGALEVQDGLALLAQLGAEPPLLESLREVNTAREIHERLVEAGRDDLIRGVCEAAQRYAQKVSGLPVRVYLVNSHTRVELHV, from the coding sequence ATGGGACGCAGACTGCGAAGCGGATATACCACCGGTGCCTGTGCGGCTGCGGCGGCTAAGGCGGCGGTTCTGTTGCTTCTTGGCCGCCGCCGGCCCGAGAGGGTGGAAATTCCCTTTCCCGATGGCAGTCGTTATGCCTTTGTCGTGCATCATTGCCAAGTCAAGGCCGGTCTTGCCCGGGCCTCGATACTCAAGGATGCCGGGGATGATCCGGATGTGACCAACGGGGCGGAGATCGTGGCCACGGTTTCTTTTTTTCCGGAAGGAGCCTCCTGCAAAAGTTCCCTCCCCTCCGGCGGGGAAGGGTTAGGAAAAGGGGGAAACAGCGATGAACCAGGCAGGTTGCTAGTTCACCCGCCCCCCAACCCCCTCCCATCGAGGGAGGGGGAGCTGAACTGTGTTCGGCTGGAGCAGACCTCTATTTTCCTTAGCGGCGGAGCGGGGGTTGGCAGGGTCACCAAGCGAGGTCTTGCGGTAACGGTTGGGGAACCGGCGATCAACCCGGTACCGCGCCGGATGATACTGGCTGCGGTTCTCGAAGGGTTGGGCAAGGAGCCGGGGAAGAAACTTCTGGTGGAGATTTCCGTGGTCAAGGGAGAAGAGCTGGCGGAGAAAACCCTGAACCATCGGTTGGGCATAGTGGGCGGTCTTTCCATCCTCGGCACCACCGGCATTGTCCACCCCGTTTCCGCCGAAGCCTGGACCGCAACGATCGAGGCCTCTCTGGCCGTGGCCAAGGAGGGTGGACTCACGGAGGTGGTGCTTTCCACCGGCCGCACCTCGGAAAAGGGGGTGCAGACCATGCTCACCCTGCCGGAGGAGGCGTATGCCATGATGGGAGATTACCTGGAATTTTCCCTGCTGGCCGCGGCCCGACGGGGTTTTACAAAGATCCATCTGGCCGGGATGTGGGCCAAGATCATGAAGGCGGCATTGCAGACCCCCCAGACCCATGTCCGACACGGCGCGCTGGAGGTTCAGGACGGCTTGGCGCTTCTCGCTCAGCTGGGGGCGGAACCGCCTTTGCTTGAGAGTCTCAGAGAGGTCAATACCGCCAGGGAGATCCATGAAAGGCTGGTGGAAGCAGGGAGAGACGATTTGATCCGAGGGGTCTGCGAAGCGGCGCAACGCTATGCCCAAAAGGTTTCCGGGCTTCCGGTGCGGGTCTATCTGGTGAACAGCCACACCCGGGTGGAGTTGCATGTTTAG
- the cbiE gene encoding precorrin-6y C5,15-methyltransferase (decarboxylating) subunit CbiE has translation MKSQLSQRPRLILIGVGCQGLSGEQTSVLSRCGLIVGDPRHLVQVAEMTAEKLVISPLASALEGIRLGLDSGDVGVLASGDPLFFGIGRRLLKEFGSDQLLILPALSTMQEACGRFHLPWDDMQMVSLHGRKTLHSPGLLLEREKTFVFTDGHNTPAHLAKELIDYLELIEEQPLLHGCRMYVAENLGTAEERLFSGTPAETAAEQFAALNVLIVTRPPLAAAEFLAFGLTEEEIAHSRGLITKDEVRAVTLHALRLPSTGVLWDLGAGSGSISVAAARLQPGLTVFAVDQHPEAFANVQRNIRDFGCYNIIPVQGEASAVVSTLPDPDRVFIGGSGGKLAEIIGQAAQRLPCGGRMVVNGVILKTVAEAPPCMAAHGLKVALTKVQIERTTFPESNPAKVLNPITVMTGSK, from the coding sequence ATGAAGAGTCAATTGTCACAACGGCCTAGGTTGATTCTAATCGGCGTCGGTTGCCAGGGGCTGAGCGGTGAACAGACATCGGTATTGTCTCGCTGCGGACTCATTGTCGGCGATCCCCGCCATCTGGTTCAGGTGGCGGAGATGACGGCGGAGAAACTGGTCATCTCCCCCTTGGCTTCGGCCCTGGAAGGAATCCGCTTGGGGCTGGACAGCGGGGATGTCGGGGTATTGGCCAGCGGCGACCCCTTGTTTTTCGGGATCGGTCGCAGGCTGCTCAAGGAATTCGGCTCGGATCAACTGCTCATTCTTCCGGCCCTCTCCACCATGCAGGAGGCGTGTGGTCGGTTTCATCTCCCCTGGGACGACATGCAGATGGTCAGCCTCCACGGGAGGAAAACCCTGCATTCCCCCGGCCTGCTGCTGGAACGGGAGAAGACTTTTGTTTTTACCGATGGGCACAACACCCCAGCCCATTTGGCCAAAGAGCTTATTGATTATCTGGAATTGATTGAGGAGCAACCCCTGTTGCACGGGTGCCGGATGTATGTTGCCGAAAATCTCGGCACTGCCGAGGAGCGTCTTTTTTCCGGCACCCCGGCAGAGACGGCGGCGGAGCAGTTTGCTGCGCTGAATGTGCTGATCGTGACCCGGCCGCCTCTTGCTGCAGCGGAATTTTTGGCTTTCGGTCTTACCGAAGAGGAGATTGCCCACAGCCGGGGCCTGATCACCAAGGATGAGGTGCGGGCCGTAACCCTGCATGCCCTCAGGCTGCCGAGCACCGGGGTGCTCTGGGACCTCGGTGCCGGCAGCGGTTCCATCTCCGTGGCCGCTGCCCGTCTGCAGCCGGGCTTGACGGTCTTTGCCGTGGACCAGCATCCCGAGGCCTTTGCTAATGTGCAGCGCAATATCCGGGACTTCGGCTGCTACAACATCATCCCCGTTCAGGGTGAGGCATCGGCCGTTGTAAGCACCTTGCCGGACCCGGACCGGGTCTTTATCGGCGGCAGCGGTGGCAAATTGGCGGAGATCATCGGCCAGGCTGCCCAGCGGTTGCCTTGCGGGGGCAGGATGGTGGTGAACGGGGTGATCCTCAAAACCGTGGCCGAGGCCCCGCCATGCATGGCGGCACACGGCTTGAAGGTTGCCTTGACCAAGGTACAGATTGAACGAACGACTTTTCCGGAGAGTAACCCGGCAAAGGTTTTAAATCCCATAACCGTTATGACAGGAAGCAAATGA
- the cobI gene encoding precorrin-2 C(20)-methyltransferase produces MKGTLYVVGVGPGDPELMTLKAVRILERCTVWLAPAAKKDGESTALGIAEGVVNRGDKEIVTHHFPMKKIRMGKRPDPEVKKAWDAAAAQIVGHLQAGRDVAFPTLGDPAIYSTGFYVCETLFALAPDLPVVIIPGVSAIGASAAAAGQPLCLGDDRLVVIPATFENGRLREILEQFDSVVLMKVHRVMDRLVPLLKEMDLLDKAVLVERSSQSGQRIRRDLTTALHEQPHYFSTIIVRKS; encoded by the coding sequence ATGAAGGGAACATTATATGTAGTCGGGGTGGGCCCGGGCGATCCGGAGCTGATGACCCTCAAGGCGGTTCGGATTTTGGAGCGTTGCACGGTGTGGCTCGCGCCGGCGGCGAAAAAGGACGGAGAAAGTACGGCCTTGGGGATCGCAGAAGGGGTGGTGAATCGGGGCGACAAGGAGATCGTCACCCACCATTTTCCCATGAAAAAGATCCGCATGGGGAAACGCCCGGATCCCGAGGTGAAAAAGGCCTGGGATGCGGCAGCGGCCCAGATCGTCGGCCATCTGCAGGCGGGCCGGGATGTGGCCTTTCCCACCCTCGGCGATCCGGCCATTTACAGCACCGGCTTCTATGTCTGCGAAACCCTTTTTGCGCTGGCTCCGGACCTGCCGGTGGTGATCATTCCGGGCGTCTCCGCCATCGGCGCTTCCGCGGCGGCGGCGGGCCAACCCCTCTGCCTTGGGGATGACCGACTGGTGGTCATTCCGGCCACCTTTGAAAATGGCCGCCTGCGGGAGATCCTGGAGCAGTTCGATTCGGTGGTTCTCATGAAGGTGCACCGGGTGATGGACCGGCTGGTGCCTCTGTTAAAAGAGATGGATCTCCTCGACAAGGCGGTGCTGGTCGAGCGCTCGAGCCAGTCCGGCCAGCGGATCAGGCGCGATCTGACCACCGCCCTCCATGAGCAGCCCCACTACTTTTCCACCATCATTGTGAGAAAATCATGA
- the cobM gene encoding precorrin-4 C(11)-methyltransferase, producing MSPANERFPVFFVGAGPGDPELITVKGQRLLREADCIVYTGSLVPEALLVGVKAEVHNSAGLNLDEVMALVISAQQNGKRVVRLHTGDPSIYGAINEQIARLLAAKISFQVVPGVSSTVATAAALATELTLPEVSQTVIITRRAGRTPVPEQESLASLASHQATMLILLSIGMIKEVVADLLSGGYPQDTPVAVVEKVSWPEERVLRGTLATIAAQVTEAGITKTAIIAVGKVLASAPPPALSKLYDRHFSHGYRDAAQ from the coding sequence ATGAGTCCGGCCAACGAGCGCTTCCCGGTCTTTTTCGTGGGGGCCGGACCCGGCGATCCGGAACTGATAACGGTCAAGGGACAACGGTTGCTGCGGGAGGCGGATTGCATCGTCTATACCGGCAGTCTGGTGCCGGAGGCTCTTCTTGTCGGGGTAAAGGCGGAGGTGCATAATTCTGCCGGCCTGAATCTGGACGAGGTTATGGCACTGGTGATCTCCGCGCAACAGAACGGGAAAAGGGTGGTTCGCCTCCATACCGGCGACCCCTCGATCTATGGGGCCATCAATGAGCAGATCGCCCGTCTGCTTGCGGCCAAGATCTCCTTTCAGGTGGTCCCCGGCGTGAGTTCCACCGTGGCCACCGCCGCAGCCCTGGCCACCGAACTGACCTTGCCCGAGGTCTCGCAGACCGTGATCATCACCCGGAGGGCAGGGCGGACCCCGGTGCCGGAGCAGGAGTCCCTCGCCTCCCTGGCAAGTCATCAGGCCACCATGCTGATCCTGCTCAGTATCGGCATGATCAAAGAGGTTGTTGCTGATCTGCTCAGCGGCGGTTACCCGCAGGATACCCCGGTGGCCGTGGTCGAAAAGGTGAGCTGGCCGGAGGAGCGGGTTCTCCGCGGGACCCTTGCGACCATTGCGGCCCAGGTAACGGAAGCGGGGATCACCAAGACCGCGATCATCGCGGTGGGCAAGGTCCTGGCCAGTGCCCCGCCCCCGGCGCTTTCCAAGCTCTATGACCGTCATTTCAGTCACGGTTATCGGGATGCGGCTCAATAA
- a CDS encoding cobalt-precorrin 5A hydrolase, which translates to MKIGILAITAGGKRLAADLAAIMEGALLVQEEGVAQTLARYWREMDGFICIMATGIVVRAIAPLLQGKEHDPCVVVVDELGRHAVSLLSGHLGGGNDLACRVAALCGGEPVITTASDTLGLVSLDLWAKAQNLVCESKQGLTRASARLVNTGSLTLYAEGHIASLPRGLVPVAGPELADIVVTCRLGEYGSAVVFRPKNLVVGVGCNRGVPVAELHQACGELFREQGLSTLSIRNLASIDLKDDEIGLLAFAQELGVGIDFFNKDELNRVAGVAVSEAALHHVGAVGVAEPAALLSAQSNDLLVGKRKWHNVTMAVARANCTLSEQDLVLQDI; encoded by the coding sequence ATGAAGATCGGGATTCTCGCCATAACCGCCGGCGGCAAGAGGCTGGCCGCTGACTTGGCGGCCATAATGGAGGGCGCTCTGCTGGTGCAGGAGGAGGGGGTGGCGCAGACCCTTGCCAGGTACTGGCGGGAGATGGACGGGTTTATTTGCATCATGGCCACCGGTATTGTGGTGCGGGCTATTGCTCCGCTTCTCCAAGGCAAGGAGCACGACCCCTGCGTGGTGGTGGTGGATGAGTTGGGCCGTCATGCCGTCAGCCTGCTTTCCGGCCATCTGGGCGGGGGGAATGACCTGGCTTGTCGGGTAGCGGCTCTCTGCGGCGGCGAGCCGGTGATCACCACCGCCTCGGACACCTTGGGCCTTGTTTCCCTGGATCTCTGGGCCAAGGCGCAGAATCTTGTCTGCGAGAGCAAGCAGGGGCTGACCCGGGCCAGTGCCAGGCTGGTCAATACCGGCAGCCTGACCCTGTATGCCGAGGGGCACATTGCTTCGCTGCCCCGTGGATTGGTACCGGTTGCCGGGCCGGAGCTGGCGGATATTGTGGTGACTTGTCGTCTCGGAGAATATGGCTCCGCCGTGGTCTTCCGCCCTAAAAATCTGGTGGTCGGAGTCGGGTGCAACCGTGGGGTTCCGGTTGCCGAACTCCACCAGGCCTGCGGGGAGTTGTTTCGCGAACAGGGGCTGTCGACGTTGAGTATCCGCAATCTGGCCTCCATCGATCTCAAAGACGACGAGATCGGATTGCTGGCCTTTGCGCAAGAGTTGGGCGTAGGCATAGATTTTTTTAATAAGGACGAGTTGAATAGGGTTGCGGGTGTCGCGGTTTCCGAAGCGGCGCTGCACCATGTCGGTGCGGTCGGTGTGGCCGAACCTGCTGCCCTGCTCAGCGCACAGAGTAACGATCTACTGGTTGGGAAAAGAAAATGGCACAATGTAACCATGGCAGTGGCCAGGGCAAACTGTACGTTGTCGGAACAGGACCTGGTTCTGCAAGACATATGA
- the cobJ gene encoding precorrin-3B C(17)-methyltransferase: MTPAAGEALAAAEVIVGYQTYLDLIPEFLAGKEVIASQMMKEVDRCRKALDLAAEGKKVALVSGGDPGIYAMAGLVFEMAREQNASVDIEVIAGIAALNACAARLGAPLMHDFAAISLSDLLTPWEKIERRLEAAAAADFVVVIYNPKSKKRAEHIVKAREILLAHRDPETPVGIVTAATRENERIVLTTLAKMLESEIDMQTTIIVGNSMTFAWQGFMVTPRGYAAKYAL, from the coding sequence ATGACTCCTGCGGCGGGCGAGGCCCTTGCTGCAGCCGAGGTAATCGTCGGCTATCAGACCTACCTTGATTTGATCCCTGAATTTCTTGCGGGCAAGGAGGTGATCGCCTCCCAGATGATGAAGGAGGTTGACCGCTGCCGCAAGGCGCTGGATCTGGCGGCCGAGGGCAAGAAAGTGGCCCTGGTTTCCGGAGGCGACCCAGGGATCTATGCCATGGCCGGTCTGGTCTTTGAGATGGCCCGAGAGCAGAATGCTTCTGTCGATATCGAGGTGATTGCAGGCATCGCCGCGCTCAATGCCTGCGCCGCCCGTTTGGGCGCACCGCTCATGCATGATTTTGCAGCGATCAGCCTTTCCGACCTGCTGACCCCCTGGGAAAAGATCGAGCGACGGCTTGAGGCTGCGGCCGCCGCTGATTTTGTTGTGGTGATCTATAATCCGAAGTCGAAGAAGCGGGCCGAGCATATCGTTAAGGCCCGGGAGATTTTGCTGGCGCATCGCGATCCGGAGACGCCGGTGGGTATTGTTACCGCCGCCACCCGCGAGAACGAACGGATCGTGCTCACCACCCTAGCGAAGATGCTGGAGAGCGAGATCGACATGCAGACCACCATCATCGTCGGCAACTCCATGACCTTTGCCTGGCAGGGGTTTATGGTGACTCCCCGGGGATATGCGGCAAAGTACGCGCTCTAA
- a CDS encoding ABC transporter permease yields the protein MTPRNAYSIIAIAWKGVSRKMFRNLILMLAVGLLVGLLTFAMLFNKAVEEDIEAASQRLGADIVIVPSEAKGTAEEFILDSRIKSFYMDKFVFDDISQLPDIKQATYHIYLNTLSSGCCSIDEGQVIVFDQDKDFVIAPWLEVGPKHLQPGQVYVGSYVYEYLGLINTASLFGKGVKVVGHLQQTRTGLDHGVFMRLDDLNKISPEATGGYKAGKISIIFIKVKDGVSTDKVVADIRRVNPTVGVMTRGDIGADVRNTLGDIIRVFSITILISSLLALLLAWSTFTVLANERRREVGILRAIGAHQIHIMKIFLAEALLISSMGGLAGVLIGHSLIHYLAKDFSLLRTLGAVSTITAGNITIGLIAMGVGIVICLVGAAIPILRLARMEPLLAIKDA from the coding sequence ATGACTCCCCGCAACGCATACTCCATCATTGCCATTGCCTGGAAAGGCGTCTCCCGGAAGATGTTCCGCAACCTGATCCTGATGTTGGCGGTTGGACTCCTGGTCGGGTTGCTGACCTTTGCCATGCTCTTCAACAAGGCGGTGGAAGAGGATATCGAGGCGGCGAGCCAGCGGCTTGGGGCAGACATTGTCATCGTACCCTCCGAGGCCAAGGGCACTGCCGAAGAGTTCATCCTGGACAGCAGGATCAAGAGTTTTTACATGGACAAGTTTGTCTTCGACGACATCAGCCAGTTGCCGGATATCAAGCAGGCAACCTACCATATCTATCTCAACACCCTTTCTTCCGGCTGTTGCAGCATCGATGAGGGGCAGGTCATTGTTTTTGATCAGGACAAGGATTTTGTGATCGCCCCCTGGCTGGAGGTCGGGCCCAAGCATTTGCAACCGGGTCAGGTCTACGTGGGGAGCTATGTCTATGAGTATCTCGGGTTGATCAACACCGCCAGTCTGTTCGGCAAGGGGGTCAAGGTGGTCGGTCATCTCCAGCAGACGCGCACCGGCCTGGACCATGGGGTGTTCATGCGCCTCGACGACCTGAACAAGATCTCTCCCGAGGCAACGGGGGGATATAAAGCCGGCAAGATTTCCATCATCTTCATCAAGGTAAAGGATGGGGTCTCCACCGACAAGGTGGTCGCTGATATTCGGAGAGTGAATCCCACTGTGGGGGTGATGACCAGGGGGGATATCGGCGCCGATGTCCGCAATACCTTGGGCGACATCATCCGGGTCTTTTCCATCACCATCCTGATCTCTTCGCTTCTCGCCCTGCTCCTTGCCTGGTCGACCTTCACCGTGCTCGCCAACGAACGGCGGCGCGAGGTCGGCATTTTGCGCGCCATCGGCGCCCACCAGATCCATATCATGAAGATCTTCCTGGCCGAGGCCTTGTTGATCAGCTCCATGGGCGGTCTTGCCGGTGTGCTTATCGGCCATTCCCTGATCCATTATCTGGCCAAGGACTTTTCCCTGCTCCGCACCCTTGGCGCAGTTTCGACCATAACCGCGGGCAATATTACCATCGGGCTCATCGCCATGGGGGTGGGCATCGTGATTTGCCTGGTCGGCGCAGCGATTCCCATTCTCCGTCTGGCCCGGATGGAACCGCTGCTGGCAATCAAGGACGCGTGA